A single Equus asinus isolate D_3611 breed Donkey chromosome 21, EquAss-T2T_v2, whole genome shotgun sequence DNA region contains:
- the FEZF2 gene encoding fez family zinc finger protein 2 gives MASSASLETMVPPACPRAGASPATSKTLAFSIERIMAKTSEPRAPFEPRPGALEADGGQGKKLLNLCSPLPCMIPLQPLGYEVPSKTLLSYSELWKSSLRAGGGGGGGGGGGGGGGGAPVCGASGLCKTNCGVCCKAELGLAPSALPAGRVIKPQVINQAVGLPASGSLYYFNYLDSAAYPPSELLGGHLFPSGLLNAQAPAALAAHPKLFLLENAKLAGLAADKFPHPAPYTHKERLPAPLEQVLKENSALTAERGGVKGHGKLPGGSADGKPKNFTCEVCGKVFNAHYNLTRHMPVHTGARPFVCKVCGKGFRQASTLCRHKIIHTQEKPHKCNQCGKAFNRSSTLNTHIRIHAGYKPFVCEFCGKGFHQKGNYKNHKLTHSGEKQYKCTICNKAFHQVYNLTFHMHTHNDKKPFTCATCGKGFCRNFDLKKHVRKLHDSVGPAAPSTKDLSRTVQS, from the exons ATGGCAAGCTCGGCTTCCCTGGAGACCATGGTGCCCCCGGCCTGTCCGCGCGCCGGAGCGTCGCCGGCCACTTCCAAGACGCTGGCCTTCTCCATCGAGCGCATCATGGCTAAGACGTCGGAGCCCCGTGCGCCCTTTGAGCCCCGGCCCGGGGCACTGGAGGCGGACGGCGGCCAGGGCAAGAAATTGCTCAACCTCTGCTCGCCGCTGCCCTGTATGATCCCCCTCCAGCCCCTAGGCTACGAGGTGCCGTCCAAGACGCTGCTCAGTTACTCCGAGCTCTGGAAAAGCAGCCTccgggcgggcggcggtggaggaggaggaggaggcggcggcggcggcggcgggggggcCCCGGTGTGCGGCGCCAGCGGCTTGTGTAAAACCAACTGTGGCGTGTGCTGCAAGGCCGAGCTGGGCCTGGCGCCGTCTGCGCTGCCCGCGGGCAGGGTCATCAAGCCGCAGGTCATCAACCAGGCGGTGGGGCTGCCGGCCAGTGGCTCCCTCTACTACTTCAACTACCTGGACTCTGCCGCGTATCCGCCGTCTGAGCTTCTCGGCGGCCACCTCTTCCCATCAGGCCTCCTCAACGCACAGGCCCCCGCCGCCCTGGCTGCGCACCCCAAGCTCTTTCTACTGGAGAACGCCAAGTTGGCCGGCCTGGCCGCGGACAAGTTCCCCCATCCGGCCCCCTACACCCATAAGGAGCGCTTGCCCGCGCCGCTGGAGCAGGTGCTAAAGGAGAACTCGGCCCTGACCGCCGAGCGGGGCGGCGTCAAGGGCCACGGCAAGCTGCCCGGGGGCTCCGCGGACGGCAAGCCCAAAAACTTCACCTGCGAGGTGTGCGGCAAG GTGTTTAACGCTCACTATAACCTCACCCGCCACATGCCGGTCCACACCGGAGCCAGACCGTTCGTGTGCAAAGTCTGCGGCAAAGGCTTCCGCCAGGCCAGCACGCTCTGCAGACACAAAATTATCCACACCCAG GAAAAGCCGCATAAATGCAACCAGTGCGGCAAAGCCTTCAACCGCAGCTCCACGCTCAACACGCACATCCGCATCCACGCGGGCTACAAGCCCTTCGTCTGCGAATTTTGCGGCAAAGGCTTTCACCAAAAAG GGAACTACAAGAACCACAAGCTGACCCACAGCGGCGAGAAGCAGTACAAATGCACCATCTGCAACAAGGCCTTCCACCAGGTCTACAACCTGACCTTCCACATGCACACCCACAACGACAAGAAGCCTTTCACGTGCGCCACTTGCGGCAAAGGGTTTTGCAGAAACTTTGACTTAAAGAAACACGTGCGCAAACTCCACGACAGCGTGGGCCCCGCAGCTCCCTCCACAAAGGACCTGTCTCGGACAGTGCAGAGCTGA